One region of Desulfuromonas acetoxidans DSM 684 genomic DNA includes:
- a CDS encoding tRNA-queuosine alpha-mannosyltransferase domain-containing protein gives MQIALLEPFMTGSHSAWARQYVAHSRHHVEIFGLDGKYWKWRMHGGAVSLARQFLKQRSNPDLLLATDMLDLTTFLSLTRAVTSSVPCALYCHENQLSYPWSPDDSDPALQRDAHYCFINYTSALSADRVYFNSDYHRRDFLSELPTFLKTFPDCRELDTVPMIAEKSRTLPLGLDLKKLDSLKPDTDLRRTTGAVPLILWNHRWEYDKNPEEFFQALFVLQERGVAFQLAVLGESYRKQPTIFSEAQSRLASHIVHWGYVHSYADYVSWLWHADILPVTSIHDFFGISVVEALYCGCTPLLPERLAYPEHVSPQEFAEVYYQNCDHLAEKLAVLCRDFLSRSAGLLRSKVAGYDWGEMVERYDEEFERLISER, from the coding sequence ATGCAGATTGCTTTGCTAGAACCCTTCATGACCGGTTCCCACTCTGCCTGGGCCAGACAGTATGTTGCGCATAGTCGTCATCATGTCGAGATTTTCGGACTGGACGGAAAATACTGGAAGTGGCGCATGCATGGCGGAGCTGTGAGCCTAGCACGGCAGTTTTTGAAGCAAAGATCCAATCCCGATCTGCTATTGGCCACAGATATGCTTGATCTTACAACGTTTCTCTCACTGACCCGTGCAGTTACCTCATCCGTGCCCTGTGCTCTGTACTGCCATGAAAACCAACTGAGTTATCCTTGGTCGCCTGATGATAGCGATCCCGCTTTGCAACGGGATGCACACTACTGTTTCATCAATTACACCTCCGCCCTGAGTGCTGATCGCGTCTATTTCAATTCTGACTACCATCGTCGGGACTTTCTCTCCGAGTTACCAACGTTTTTGAAGACATTTCCCGATTGTCGCGAATTGGATACCGTGCCGATGATCGCTGAAAAAAGCCGTACGTTGCCATTGGGCTTGGACCTTAAAAAGCTTGACTCGTTGAAACCTGACACTGATCTACGACGAACAACGGGTGCCGTGCCTTTGATTCTGTGGAATCATCGCTGGGAATACGACAAAAACCCGGAAGAGTTCTTTCAGGCGTTGTTTGTTCTGCAAGAGCGAGGTGTGGCGTTTCAGTTAGCGGTTCTTGGCGAGTCCTACCGTAAGCAGCCGACAATTTTTAGTGAGGCGCAAAGTCGTTTGGCCTCACACATTGTCCACTGGGGATATGTCCACAGTTATGCCGACTATGTTTCTTGGTTATGGCATGCGGACATTCTGCCGGTCACTTCGATCCACGATTTTTTTGGTATCAGTGTTGTTGAGGCATTGTATTGTGGTTGCACGCCGTTATTACCGGAACGGCTCGCCTATCCCGAGCATGTTTCACCGCAAGAATTCGCTGAGGTCTATTATCAGAATTGTGATCACTTGGCCGAAAAGTTAGCTGTTTTATGCCGGGATTTTTTGTCACGATCTGCCGGCCTATTACGGTCAAAAGTTGCCGGATATGATTGGGGGGAAATGGTTGAGCGCTATGATGAAGAATTCGAAAGACTCATCTCGGAGCGCTGA